A window of Primulina huaijiensis isolate GDHJ02 chromosome 9, ASM1229523v2, whole genome shotgun sequence contains these coding sequences:
- the LOC140984899 gene encoding lipoyl synthase 2, mitochondrial has product MNSLATRSLKSKSSLFCLTRFTQFLSTTPSPPQSDSHSYLPTLDGLRRRLAAESPTLSDFTNLQFEDHYSVEVGTKKKPLPKPKWMKESIPGGEKYTQIKKRLRELKLHTVCEEAKCPNLGECWSGGETGTATATIMILGDTCTRGCRFCNVKTSRAPPLPDPNEPTNVAEAIVSWGLDYVVITSVDRDDLPDQGSGHFAETVQKLKQMKPTMLVEALVPDFRGDPTCVEKVAKSGLDVFAHNIETVEELQSVVRDHRANFKQSLDVLVMAKDYALPGTLTKTSIMLGCGETPDQVVKTMEKVRAAGVDVMTFGQYMRPSKRHMPVSEYITPEAFEKYRILGMQMGFRYVASGPMVRSSYKAGEFYIKSMIESDRASSSSQASISGL; this is encoded by the exons atgaattcCCTCGCCACTCGATCTCTAAAATCCAAATCTTCCCTCTTCTGTCTCACAAGATTCACCCAATTTTTATCGACAACCCCGTCTCCGCCGCAATCCGATTCCCATAGTTACCTGCCAACTCTCGACGGTTTGCGCCGCAGGCTGGCCGCAGAGTCACCCACGCTATCCGACTTCACAAACCTTCAATTTGAAGACCATTATTCGGTGGAGGTTGGCACGAAGAAGAAGCCACTGCCGAAGCCGAAATGGATGAAGGAGTCGATCCCAGGAGGTGAAAAGTACACGCAGATCAAAAAAAGGCTGAGGGAACTGAAATTGCACACGGTTTGTGAGGAGGCTAAGTGTCCTAATTTGGGGGAGTGCTGGTCCGGAGGCGAAACAGGAACCGCTACTGCCACGATCATGATTCTTGGTGATACTTGTACTCGGGGCTGTAG ATTTTGCAATGTAAAGACTTCACGCGCTCCACCTCTACCTGACCCAAATGAGCCTACAAATGTGGCCGAAGCTATTGTTTCGTGGGGTTTGGATTATGTGGTCATTACTAGTGTTGATCGGGATGATTTACCTGATCAAGGAAGTGGTCATTTTGCTGAGACTGTGCAGAAATTGAAGCAAATGAAGCCAACTATGCTTGTAGAGGCCTTGG TTCCTGACTTCCGAGGTGACCCTACTTGTGTGGAGAAAGTTGCCAAATCTGGATTAGATGTCTTTGCACACAACATTGAAACAGTCGAGGAACTTCAGAGTGTAGTACGCGATCACCGTGCTAATTTTAAGCAATCCTTGGATGTTCTAGTAATGGCAAAGGACTACGCCCTCCCTGGTACCCTTACTAAAACTTCTATAATGTTGGGGTGTGGAGAAACACCTGACCAAGTTGTGAAAACTATGGAGAAAGTGAGGGCAGCTGGTGTTGATGTAATGACATTTGGGCAGTATATGCGACCATCAAAACGTCACATGCCAGTATCAGAATACATTACCCCCGAGGCCTTTGAGAAATATAGAATTCTTGGCATGCAAATG GGATTTCGATATGTTGCATCTGGGCCAATGGTGAGGTCCTCATACAAAGCTGGAGAATTCTATATTAAATCTATGATAGAATCGGATCGTGCCTCATCTTCTTCACAGGCTTCCATATCTGGACTTTGA